The genomic interval TACCTGGTGCTGGAACACAGGGGCGACCAGGGGGCGGACCTGCACATGTGGATCGGTGAGTTGACGAGGAAACGGATGCAAATAAGCAGCGCGCAGGGTGTTTCCTTCACCACCAGGGCCTGCATTCGCAAAGCGTGTCAGAGCGCTGATCTGGGATCAGGTCCTCCGGCCAAATTCGTCGTGCCCTAAAATAATCCTCCTCGGGACTCGTACCGGACTATAGGGAGGCCTGGAGTCACGTGGTCGGGAGGGACATTGGGTCTCGCCGCTAACTGTGCTTCGGTTTACCTCATCAAAGCAACTTCAGGAAAAACAAATGCAGTTTGCTAAATTGTGTTCTAATCTAATCGGGCAATAATCGAATAGCTAAGTTGCTGTCTCCATTAGCGATGGGAAGGGGGGCGACTATCTGTGTACACAGAGGACACGGAAAGAAGATACACGCATGTGCGGTATCATGGAACATTACGCCTCAGTTGTTTTGCACAGAAACCGTCCGTCATCTCTTATGAATGGGGTCTCTTCAGCTCGTATCCAGAACGTCTCTGTACGTCCAAACAACCAGCCAAGCCATTGTGTACACACCTAATTTACCAGCCTTGGCGGTAGCGGCGatgacacgcgcacacacgccaCAACAGCGGCCCAGTGACGGACCGCGTGACGACGGACACTCAGGCCGAGACACAAGGGTGTTGAcggaggagggatggaaggaatGAACGAGAGAAGATCCCGAGGGAAAAAGGGTTAGGAAGGGGCTAGGTTCTGTGAGCACTCATAAAAAATGCAGCAGGGCTGTTACAGCACTCAAATGTGACCGCTGTTTCCAGCTTGTATCCAGTGCTTAGGTAACACTAAGCCGATTGTCCGTGCACGGAAGGGAAAGAGTGCTTGTCTCAGAAACCACTCACCTACTCCTCAGCCTCTCTGTCCACTGtgacccctccccccacctcttacatgacccctgacccctatGCGGCATCGGGGCACATCCCTACCTCTTCCCAACCCGGTCAGCAACACCAGCGCCTTCAAAGGTTGCCGTACCAACGCCATACGGTTGTGAAGAGGGCACCGCCTGGGTTAGGAAGCTGAAAAGACTTGACATGGGCACTCGGATGAAGACGTTTGATCGCAAGGCGTTTCAGATGGCGGCGCGAACAGCGGAGTTCACCACTGAGGCTGTACTGCCGTAAAACTGTTAAAGGGAACATATTTAACATCTTCCACTTATATTTAGTGGCCGAATAATCAGTGAGACCGTTGTTGGACATGTTAAAAGACACAAGTTTACTTTTAACATGACAGCAGAATTACCACTCAATGTCTACTTAGACAATCAGCATGctttgctttttaaacagaccTCACTCTGGTCCCTACCCAACCACAAACACATGCTCAGTAacacaaccacccacacacacccacatacttTTCACTCGTTAAATAAGCTGCTCCTTATTCGAGTGGTATTTAGACAAGCTACTGTCGTTTGGTATTGTTATTAGTCATTCACTGTGTTATTAGTTATTCccttttgtattatttctattatcTTGTCATACATCGCccattataatattatattgttGGTGAATGGCTTGTTGTTTACAGATCATGTGACActttatttcataaaatgttatttggccTTATCAGGCTGGTTTAGGCTCTGACTTCCCTGGGCCAGTTATAATGAAGGTTAAAGGTCCTGAAGATCCTGCACATTCTCCAATAACAGCTTCTCTAGCAAATGGTGCTTGTTTAATAAACCAATGCCAAACAAACATCCGCATGATGGTATTGTATTTAACACAGCTCAATATAATAGCGCATCTATATTTACTTATCGCTCGCTCGGCTAATTTAcgcacctctctgtctctaccccCAACAAACCCTCgttcctccccccccccacccccatcatCCCCCAGGTGAGAAGTCTTCTCGTGACGAGCAGGTGGCGTGTGCCATGCTGGCCACCCAGCTGGACAACTTCCTGGGTGGCGACCCGGTCCAGCACCGTCAGGTCCAGGGCTACGAGTCCCCAGAGTTCATGAAGCTCTTCTCCAGGGGCGTCAGCTACAAGGTGGGCACGAGGACGGAGTCCGACAATACACACGTTCACAGACCGCACCCCCGCAGGGCGTCGGAAATTCATAATCGTAGTAAATTCATAATCGTCCCTTGCTTTTATGTGCCAACTTTTGTGTTTTCCATATACTTTTATGTTGTCCGTATATTTTTGTGTTGTCCGCATACATCACTCTGTAACGTTTTCCCACATTTGATTTGGGCGCTCTATGAACAATGTATCTGCCCTAACATGTTACGGGTCTTAGTACTCTGTTGCCCAATTGCTCTAGCTGTTTCGTGTACATGCTTGTTGACATGACTTGActagaatttaaaaaacaattcaaGATCCTCCtccacatatttttttttaaagacaaacaACCTTTTCCTATTGTTATATTTTTCCCTGTCCTTAGTTGTTTTTACTTACTAAATCTCACATGCATAGGAGGGCGGTGTGGAGTCTGGATTCAGGAGGCCCCAGGGCGGGTCAGGCCCGATCCACAGGTTGTACCAAATCAAAGGGAAACGCAACATCCGTGCCAAGGAGGTAGAGCTGAGCTGGAACAGCTTCAACAAGGGAGACTGCTTCATCCTGGACCTGGGAGAGGTGAGGATGGGCAGGaggtgtgggagggagggagggagggaggtgaggacggagagaggggagggaggtgaggacggagggaggggagggaggtgaggacgGAGAGAGAAACATTCCCTTatccacatttaaaatgtacctCTGGTTTTTGGTTAATGTGCCTGTAAACTCGACACTGTATATTAGTAATGATTCACATATGTTTAAGTATCGATACAAGATTTGAACCCCAATGattttagaaatatatatatatttgctttATTGCCTCTTCAGACACCAGATACGCTGATGTCTGAAGAGGCAAtcatatattatacatattaaTATGCGTAACACTTCGATGTCACACAAACACGTGGCTACTCTCAAAACGCCTGTTGTCGGTGTCAACAGCGGGGAATCCACGTGCGATACAAAACGCTGTACAACTTTCTGTAGCCTTTTCCCCAGGTCAGACCTGTGCTAGTTAAATCATTTTCATTGAGCCCATGAAGTGAGTGACTGGATAGGTACATTTGTATCTAATGCAAGCTAATGTTAACTACTTGTTTAGCTAGCGATAGCACTAACCTCAACTGGCTAGCCCTTAGCAACTTCAATGCACATAACTAATTAGTCAATCCTCCCAACGAGTAAGAGATTTACTGAACTCGCAAAGAATACTTAGCCTACATGTACAACCGGGATCTGCTGACTGGTGTGTTCTGTGGCCAAAGTTAGTTAGACAGAAATATGCAACAGCTCAAACAGGGTCTATCAAGTCTGGACACTGCGCGCCCCCACTGTAAAGTTCTGTTTCGCATGCTTGCTAAGGTGTAGTGCTATAAACTCGTTGTTAAGCATGAACAACATTAAGATAAATCCACTTAAACCTCGGCCTGTTGCTTGCATTTTGAGAAAATAGCATTTTAATTGGCTAGCAAAACCAATCTACGTACTTTTGATTGAGCCTAGAAAATCCCAGACATTGAGAAGGATAGCAAttaatgttgatgattattGTGATTATTTTATCTCGtcaaattactgaaattaaatgtataagATGATTGGGACAAAAGAAAATTACATGTGCAAATATATTTAGATGAGATCTTGCTAATTATCGAACATTTGGAGTCGTCTTTGTCTAAACATGCTCATTTGTCTTCAGACCATATTTTCATGGATTGGCTCTCAGGCCAACATCTTTGAGAAGCAGAAGGTGCGTGAGATCGCCTCCCTGATCcgggacacagagagacacggTAAAGCACGGATAACTGACATCAACGAGGGGGAGGAGACACCTGAGATGCTCAAGGTCAGATGTCTCACATAATCctttcttacacacacagaacaatatCTCACAGACCAGTGATttggtaattttatttaatgtc from Esox lucius isolate fEsoLuc1 chromosome 24, fEsoLuc1.pri, whole genome shotgun sequence carries:
- the capgb gene encoding capping protein (actin filament), gelsolin-like b encodes the protein MFPCMAAPGQFGPEIREPGLKVWRVEKMKAVLLQPTEVGAFFNGDSYLVLEHRGDQGADLHMWIGEKSSRDEQVACAMLATQLDNFLGGDPVQHRQVQGYESPEFMKLFSRGVSYKEGGVESGFRRPQGGSGPIHRLYQIKGKRNIRAKEVELSWNSFNKGDCFILDLGETIFSWIGSQANIFEKQKVREIASLIRDTERHGKARITDINEGEETPEMLKVLGPVIKLAESTPEEDSQADVSNSASLYKVSDASGQMKLTKVSEKSPFAKDLLVRDDCFILDNGANGKIFVWKGMGANAEEKREALKMADDFIQQMNYPRMKTQVEILPQGRETIIFKQFFQNWN